The following are from one region of the Vibrio hyugaensis genome:
- the asd gene encoding aspartate-semialdehyde dehydrogenase, producing the protein MRVGLVGWRGMVGSVLMQRMVEEKDFDLIEPVFYSTSQIGIPAPNLGKDAGLLQDAFDIESLKQLDAVVTCQGGSYTEKVYPALRQAGWKGYWIDAASTLRMAQDSIITLDPVNLAQIQQGIHGGTNTFVGGNCTVSLMLMGLGGLFEKGLVEWTSAMTYQAASGAGAQNMRELISQMGVINDSVSSELANPASSILDIDKKVADTMRSSSFPSEKFGVPLAGSLIPWIDVKRDNGQSKEEWKAGVEANKILGFQNAPVPIDGTCVRIGAMRCHSQALTIKLKQNVPMDEIEEIIATHNDWVKVVPNDRDITAQELTPAKVTGTLSIPVGRLRKMAMGDDFLNAFTVGDQLLWGAAEPLRRTLRIILAEKA; encoded by the coding sequence ATGAGAGTAGGTTTAGTTGGTTGGCGTGGCATGGTTGGTTCAGTCCTTATGCAGCGCATGGTCGAAGAGAAAGACTTCGATTTGATCGAGCCAGTTTTCTACAGCACGTCTCAAATAGGTATTCCTGCACCAAACCTAGGTAAAGATGCTGGTCTACTTCAAGATGCGTTCGATATTGAAAGTTTAAAACAGCTTGATGCGGTCGTTACGTGTCAAGGTGGTAGTTACACTGAAAAAGTTTACCCAGCATTACGCCAAGCGGGTTGGAAAGGTTACTGGATTGATGCTGCTTCTACGTTACGTATGGCACAAGATTCTATTATTACCCTAGACCCAGTAAACCTTGCGCAAATTCAGCAAGGTATTCATGGTGGCACTAATACATTTGTTGGTGGTAACTGCACAGTAAGCCTAATGCTAATGGGGCTTGGTGGTCTATTCGAGAAGGGTTTGGTTGAGTGGACAAGCGCAATGACGTACCAAGCTGCCTCAGGTGCTGGTGCTCAAAACATGCGTGAGTTGATCTCTCAAATGGGTGTTATTAATGACTCAGTAAGCTCTGAGTTAGCAAATCCAGCAAGTTCGATTCTCGATATCGACAAGAAAGTTGCAGACACAATGCGCAGCTCTTCTTTCCCTTCAGAAAAGTTTGGTGTGCCACTAGCTGGCTCTCTTATCCCTTGGATTGATGTTAAGCGTGATAACGGCCAAAGCAAAGAAGAGTGGAAAGCGGGCGTAGAAGCGAACAAGATTTTGGGCTTCCAAAATGCGCCAGTGCCAATCGATGGTACATGTGTCCGCATTGGTGCGATGCGCTGTCACTCTCAAGCTCTGACAATCAAGCTGAAGCAAAATGTACCAATGGATGAGATCGAAGAGATCATCGCAACGCACAACGATTGGGTGAAAGTCGTTCCTAACGATCGTGACATTACGGCTCAAGAACTTACACCAGCGAAAGTGACAGGTACGTTGTCTATTCCAGTAGGCCGTCTACGCAAGATGGCAATGGGTGATGACTTCCTAAATGCCTTTACAGTAGGTGACCAACTATTGTGGGGGGCTGCTGAGCCACTACGCCGCACTCTACGAATCATCCTTGCTGAGAAAGCTTAA
- a CDS encoding ion transporter: MPRKSLKHHLYVIIFGTHTRAGRIFDIALIVAIIASLVVLILESLPTVMTEWSQELRYVEYTFTALFTIEYLLRLYCSPKPKSYATSFYGVVDLLAILPTYLAIIFPGASFMGVVRLLRVMRIFRILKLVRYLQDSNILLRSLLMARRKIIIFFSTVGILVTIFGALIFVIEGPHNGFTSIPKSIYWAIVTITTVGYGDMVPQTHLGKAIASLTMLLGYSILAVPTGIITAELSNEMNAHKELVKCPNCNRSGHDSDAIHCKHCGSELADPDNRVVRADEED; encoded by the coding sequence ATGCCTCGCAAGTCTCTAAAGCATCATTTATATGTGATTATTTTCGGTACTCATACTCGTGCCGGACGCATCTTTGATATCGCGCTGATCGTCGCGATCATCGCATCTCTCGTGGTTCTTATTCTGGAATCTCTACCGACTGTAATGACAGAATGGTCGCAAGAGTTGCGCTACGTGGAATACACTTTCACCGCTTTATTCACCATTGAGTATCTGCTGCGACTGTATTGTTCGCCCAAACCTAAGTCTTACGCCACCAGCTTTTATGGTGTTGTCGATCTCTTAGCGATACTGCCAACCTACTTAGCTATCATCTTCCCTGGCGCTTCCTTTATGGGGGTCGTCAGACTGCTGCGTGTTATGCGCATCTTCCGTATTTTAAAGTTAGTTCGCTATTTGCAAGACTCGAATATCTTATTGCGCTCCCTTTTAATGGCGCGACGCAAGATTATTATCTTCTTTAGTACGGTGGGAATTCTCGTCACCATCTTTGGTGCGTTGATCTTTGTGATTGAAGGGCCACACAACGGTTTTACGAGCATCCCAAAAAGCATCTATTGGGCGATTGTGACGATTACTACGGTAGGCTATGGCGACATGGTGCCGCAAACGCATCTCGGTAAAGCAATCGCGTCATTAACTATGTTGCTTGGTTATTCGATATTGGCAGTTCCAACCGGGATTATTACCGCAGAACTGAGCAATGAGATGAATGCTCACAAAGAGCTTGTGAAATGCCCCAACTGCAATCGTTCTGGTCATGATTCGGATGCCATACACTGTAAGCATTGTGGAAGTGAGTTGGCAGATCCTGATAATCGCGTCGTCAGAGCGGATGAGGAAGATTAG
- a CDS encoding YchE family NAAT transporter — MQTLELAIFLQFFLGLVAAVNPVGIMPVFVSLTGHMTPEEKSKTATTANIAVASILIISLFAGQLLLDMFSISLDSFRVAGGLLLLSIAFSMMSGKLGEDKQNKQEKTEYVSREQIGVVPLAMPLMAGPGAISSTIVYGARYPSALDTVGISLTIVLFCFCSWLLFRSAPLIVRFLGQTGINVITRIMGLILGALGIEFIANGLRNLFPGLA, encoded by the coding sequence ATGCAGACTTTAGAGTTAGCTATTTTCCTACAGTTTTTCCTCGGTTTGGTCGCCGCAGTTAACCCGGTAGGCATCATGCCTGTTTTTGTGTCTTTGACTGGGCACATGACGCCAGAAGAGAAAAGCAAAACCGCTACAACGGCCAATATTGCTGTCGCGAGTATTCTGATTATTTCTTTGTTTGCTGGTCAGTTGTTGTTGGACATGTTCAGTATTTCGCTCGACTCATTTCGCGTAGCTGGCGGTTTACTGCTTCTAAGCATCGCATTCTCGATGATGAGTGGTAAGTTGGGTGAAGATAAGCAAAACAAGCAAGAAAAGACGGAATACGTAAGCCGTGAGCAAATAGGTGTTGTACCACTTGCCATGCCGTTAATGGCAGGTCCAGGTGCAATTAGCTCAACTATCGTTTACGGTGCACGCTACCCTAGCGCGCTGGATACAGTCGGCATCAGCTTAACAATCGTTTTGTTTTGTTTCTGCTCTTGGTTACTGTTCCGCTCCGCACCTTTAATTGTGCGTTTCCTTGGACAAACTGGCATCAACGTAATCACTCGTATTATGGGCCTAATCCTTGGTGCGCTTGGTATTGAGTTTATCGCGAACGGTCTAAGAAACCTGTTTCCTGGTTTAGCCTAA
- the adhE gene encoding bifunctional acetaldehyde-CoA/alcohol dehydrogenase, with protein sequence MPVTNLAELDALVARVKAAQEEFATFSQEKVDAIFRAASLAANHARIPLAQQAVAESGMGIVEDKVIKNHFASEFIYNKYKDEKTCGILEEDDNLGTMTIAEPVGIICGIVPTTNPTSTAIFKSLISLKTRNGIIFSPHPRAKNSTNDAAKLVLDAAVAAGAPKDIIGWIDQPSVELSNALMKHDGIALILATGGPGMVKAAYSSGKPAIGVGAGNVPVVIDETADIKRAVASILMSKTFDNGVVCASEQAAIVVSEVYDEVKERFASHKAHVLSKADADKVRKVLLIDGALNAKIVGQPAPAIAEMAGVKVPADTKVLVGEGLGKVSYDDEFAHEKLSPTLGLFRADDFEDAVAQAVTMVEIGGIGHTSGLYTNQDVNADRIRYFGDKMKTARILVNIPTTHGGIGDLYNFNVAPSLTLGCGSWGGNSISENVGPKHLINKKTVAKRAENMLWHKLPKSIYFRRGSLPIAMSDLEGKKRAFLVTDRFLFNNGYADEVVKLLKEQGIEVQTFFDVEADPTLSVVEKGAEAMKSFQPDVILALGGGSPMDAAKIMWVMYEHPETHFEELAMRFMDIRKRIYKFPKMGQKAELVCITTTSGTGSEVTPFAVVTDDKTGAKYPLADYEITPNMAIVDANLVMNMPKSLTAFGGYDAVTHALEAYVSVLANEYSDGQALQALKMLKEYLPSSYANGANDPIAREKVHNAATIAGIAFANAFLGVCHSMAHKIGAEFHLPHGLANALLISNVVRYNANDNPTKQTAFSQYDRPQARRRYAEVADHLGLSQAGDRTAQKIERLLAWLEELKGDLDIPLSIQAAGVAESDFVAKLDELAVEAFDDQCTGANPRYPLITELKEVLMASYYGKAFVEGETFEGTTVIKKKADQVAKEAAPKAKKEKANA encoded by the coding sequence ATGCCTGTAACTAACTTAGCTGAACTAGATGCTCTAGTAGCACGCGTTAAAGCAGCACAAGAAGAATTCGCAACGTTCTCACAAGAGAAAGTAGACGCAATCTTCCGCGCAGCTTCTCTTGCAGCTAACCATGCTCGTATCCCACTAGCACAACAAGCAGTTGCTGAATCTGGAATGGGTATTGTTGAAGATAAGGTAATCAAAAACCACTTCGCTTCAGAATTTATCTACAACAAATACAAAGATGAAAAAACATGTGGCATCTTGGAAGAAGATGACAACCTAGGCACGATGACTATCGCAGAGCCTGTAGGTATCATCTGTGGTATCGTTCCAACAACGAACCCAACTTCTACAGCAATCTTCAAATCTCTAATCTCTCTAAAAACTCGTAACGGCATTATCTTCTCACCACACCCACGTGCGAAGAACTCAACTAACGATGCTGCGAAACTAGTTCTAGATGCAGCAGTAGCAGCTGGTGCACCAAAAGACATTATCGGTTGGATCGACCAACCATCTGTAGAGCTTTCTAACGCTCTTATGAAGCACGACGGTATTGCACTTATCCTTGCAACTGGTGGTCCAGGCATGGTTAAAGCAGCATACTCTTCTGGTAAGCCAGCAATCGGTGTAGGTGCAGGTAACGTTCCTGTAGTTATCGATGAAACAGCTGACATCAAACGTGCTGTTGCTTCTATCCTTATGTCTAAAACTTTCGATAACGGCGTAGTATGTGCTTCTGAGCAAGCTGCAATCGTAGTTAGCGAAGTATACGACGAAGTGAAAGAGCGTTTCGCTTCTCATAAAGCTCACGTTCTATCTAAAGCTGACGCTGATAAAGTACGTAAAGTGCTTCTTATCGACGGCGCACTAAACGCGAAAATCGTAGGTCAACCTGCTCCAGCAATCGCTGAAATGGCTGGTGTTAAAGTTCCTGCTGACACTAAAGTGCTTGTAGGTGAAGGTCTAGGCAAAGTTTCTTACGATGATGAGTTCGCTCACGAGAAACTATCTCCAACTCTAGGTCTATTCCGTGCTGACGACTTCGAAGACGCAGTTGCTCAAGCGGTAACAATGGTTGAAATCGGTGGTATCGGTCACACATCTGGTCTTTACACTAACCAAGACGTTAACGCAGACCGCATCCGTTACTTCGGTGACAAGATGAAGACTGCACGTATCCTTGTAAACATCCCAACTACTCACGGTGGTATCGGTGACCTTTACAACTTCAACGTAGCTCCTTCTTTAACTCTAGGTTGTGGTTCATGGGGTGGTAACTCTATCTCTGAAAACGTTGGTCCTAAGCACCTTATCAACAAGAAAACTGTAGCTAAGCGAGCTGAAAACATGTTGTGGCACAAACTACCTAAGTCTATCTACTTCCGTCGTGGTAGCCTTCCAATCGCAATGAGCGACCTAGAAGGTAAGAAACGCGCATTCCTAGTAACTGACCGTTTCCTATTCAACAACGGTTACGCTGACGAAGTAGTTAAACTTCTTAAAGAGCAAGGCATCGAAGTTCAAACATTCTTCGACGTAGAAGCGGATCCAACACTATCTGTTGTTGAGAAAGGTGCAGAAGCAATGAAGAGCTTCCAACCTGACGTAATCCTAGCTCTAGGAGGTGGTTCACCAATGGATGCTGCGAAGATCATGTGGGTAATGTACGAGCACCCAGAAACTCACTTCGAAGAACTAGCAATGCGCTTTATGGACATCCGTAAACGTATCTACAAGTTCCCTAAAATGGGTCAAAAAGCTGAGCTTGTATGTATCACTACAACTTCAGGTACGGGTTCTGAAGTTACTCCATTCGCGGTTGTTACAGACGACAAGACTGGTGCTAAGTACCCCCTAGCTGACTACGAAATCACGCCAAACATGGCTATCGTTGATGCTAACCTAGTAATGAACATGCCTAAGTCTCTGACAGCATTCGGTGGTTACGATGCAGTAACTCACGCTCTAGAAGCTTACGTATCTGTTCTTGCGAACGAGTACTCAGACGGTCAGGCTCTACAAGCACTTAAGATGCTTAAAGAATACCTACCTTCAAGCTACGCAAACGGTGCTAACGACCCAATCGCTCGTGAGAAAGTACACAACGCGGCAACTATCGCTGGTATCGCGTTTGCGAACGCATTCCTAGGTGTTTGTCACTCAATGGCGCACAAGATTGGTGCTGAGTTCCACCTACCACACGGTCTTGCTAACGCACTACTTATCTCAAACGTTGTACGTTACAACGCGAACGATAACCCAACTAAGCAGACTGCATTCTCTCAGTACGACCGTCCACAAGCACGTCGTCGTTACGCTGAAGTTGCTGACCACCTAGGCCTAAGCCAAGCTGGTGACCGTACTGCTCAGAAGATTGAACGTCTACTAGCATGGCTAGAAGAGCTGAAAGGTGACCTAGACATCCCACTGTCTATTCAAGCAGCTGGTGTTGCAGAGTCTGATTTCGTTGCGAAACTAGATGAGCTAGCGGTTGAAGCGTTCGATGACCAATGTACTGGTGCGAACCCACGTTACCCTCTAATCACAGAGCTAAAAGAAGTGCTAATGGCTTCTTACTACGGTAAAGCATTCGTTGAAGGCGAAACTTTCGAAGGTACAACTGTTATCAAGAAGAAAGCAGACCAAGTAGCGAAAGAAGCGGCACCAAAAGCTAAGAAAGAAAAAGCTAACGCATAG
- a CDS encoding SDR family oxidoreductase, translating into MLLAQTTDVLFNTRNDSVGAMDIKESIILVTSAGTILGRTCSSHFAHLGATIVLCDQNPTALRASYEQISAFSDKVYAINVCSDNTTSINLLFDQIESQLGATPDVIVNCWTSSPMPSLMDPEPMSTYIDHLSSAARFLYTYGQVSAERFRSREKKGVIVNVISHDNHEDLTGVESMAALVSGFTHSWAKELTPFNIRVGGVIPSVNHTSEDVDERHWAQIQDELVRNTAYIVANEYFSGRVVTTEV; encoded by the coding sequence ATGCTGTTAGCACAAACCACTGATGTATTGTTTAACACAAGAAATGACAGTGTAGGTGCTATGGATATTAAAGAATCAATCATTCTCGTCACTTCCGCAGGAACTATCCTCGGCAGAACATGCTCTAGTCACTTTGCCCACTTAGGGGCAACGATTGTTCTTTGCGACCAGAATCCAACGGCCTTGAGAGCCAGTTATGAGCAAATTAGCGCCTTTTCCGATAAGGTGTACGCCATCAATGTGTGCAGTGACAACACCACGTCCATCAACTTATTGTTTGACCAAATAGAATCTCAGCTTGGTGCGACACCGGATGTCATCGTCAATTGTTGGACCAGTTCACCAATGCCAAGTTTGATGGATCCAGAACCAATGAGTACTTATATCGATCATCTTTCATCTGCGGCTCGCTTTCTTTATACCTATGGTCAAGTGAGCGCAGAGCGCTTTCGCTCCAGAGAAAAGAAAGGCGTGATCGTCAATGTCATTTCTCATGATAATCATGAAGATCTCACGGGTGTGGAAAGCATGGCGGCATTAGTCTCTGGTTTTACCCACAGCTGGGCAAAAGAACTGACCCCTTTCAACATCCGGGTGGGTGGAGTCATTCCTTCCGTCAATCATACGAGTGAAGATGTGGATGAACGACATTGGGCGCAAATTCAAGACGAGCTAGTGAGGAATACGGCTTACATCGTTGCTAACGAGTACTTTAGTGGTCGAGTCGTAACGACCGAAGTCTGA
- a CDS encoding VC2046/SO_2500 family protein, protein MQIHTLDKAAIINELQFGNGINHAVHEGRRADFSLILSMFSNDVCDVVPVEEVQEVITSDDLLRKQFGLSQPQALRSDSSSYDLAAEQAKQFHDAGLPSAKLSHYLKPDALTYLPQDTFNLPENVYHNLSGHERRSLGERNKTLIPDAGLYNQLVTAQRQYQIQAQA, encoded by the coding sequence ATGCAAATCCATACTTTAGACAAAGCAGCAATCATCAACGAACTTCAGTTCGGCAATGGTATTAACCATGCTGTACACGAAGGTCGTCGCGCTGATTTCTCGCTGATTCTGTCTATGTTCTCTAATGATGTTTGCGATGTAGTCCCGGTTGAAGAAGTACAAGAAGTCATTACAAGTGATGACCTCCTTCGTAAACAGTTTGGTTTATCACAACCACAAGCGCTTCGCTCAGACAGCAGCAGTTACGATCTAGCTGCAGAGCAAGCAAAGCAGTTTCATGATGCGGGTTTACCGTCTGCTAAGCTAAGCCACTACCTTAAACCTGATGCGCTAACCTATTTGCCTCAAGACACGTTCAACCTACCGGAAAACGTTTATCACAACCTTTCCGGCCATGAGCGCCGTAGTTTAGGCGAACGTAACAAAACACTGATTCCTGACGCAGGGCTTTACAATCAATTAGTAACGGCACAGCGTCAGTATCAAATCCAAGCGCAAGCTTAA
- a CDS encoding IS4 family transposase produces MTHSDAKLWAQEQFGQAQLKDPRRTQRLISLATSIANQPGVSVAKLPFSPADMEGAYRFIRNENIDAKDIAEAGFQSTVSRANEHEELLALEDTTTLSFPHRSIKDELGHTNQGDRIRALHVHSTLLFAPQSQTIVGLIEQQRWSRDITKRGQKHQHATRPYKEKESYKWEQASRRVVERLGDKMLDVISVCDREADLFEYLTYKRQHQQRFVVRSMQSRCLEAHHQKLYDYAQALPSVETKELTIPQKGGRKARDVKLDVKYGQVTLKAPANKKEHAGIPVYYVGCLEQGTSKDKLAWHLLTSEPINNVEDAMRIIGYYERRWLIEDFHKVWKSEGTDVESLRLQSKDNLERLSVIYAFVATRLLALRFIKEVDELTKESCEKVLGKKAWKLLWLKLESKTLPKEVPDMSWAYKNLAKLGGWKDTKRTGRASIKVLWEGWFKLQTILEGYELAMSLDH; encoded by the coding sequence ATGACACACTCAGACGCTAAACTTTGGGCACAAGAACAATTTGGACAAGCACAACTTAAAGACCCTCGAAGAACACAACGCCTCATCAGTTTAGCGACTTCCATTGCTAATCAACCAGGAGTCTCCGTGGCTAAACTTCCTTTTTCTCCCGCCGATATGGAAGGTGCATATCGCTTTATCCGCAATGAAAACATCGATGCAAAAGACATCGCAGAAGCAGGCTTTCAATCAACTGTATCCCGAGCTAACGAGCATGAGGAATTACTCGCGCTTGAAGATACAACAACGCTCAGTTTTCCGCATCGAAGTATAAAAGATGAACTCGGGCACACGAATCAAGGCGATAGAATTCGAGCTCTCCACGTACATTCGACGTTACTTTTTGCACCACAAAGTCAGACCATTGTTGGCCTGATAGAGCAGCAACGATGGAGCCGAGATATTACTAAGCGTGGGCAAAAGCACCAACACGCGACTCGTCCTTATAAGGAGAAAGAGAGTTACAAATGGGAGCAAGCTTCTCGCCGTGTCGTTGAACGCCTAGGGGATAAAATGTTAGATGTTATCTCGGTCTGTGACCGAGAAGCTGACCTATTCGAATACTTGACTTATAAACGTCAACATCAGCAGCGCTTTGTCGTTCGCTCAATGCAAAGTCGCTGCCTAGAAGCTCATCATCAAAAGCTTTACGACTATGCGCAAGCGTTACCAAGCGTCGAGACAAAAGAGCTTACCATCCCCCAAAAAGGAGGGAGAAAAGCGAGAGATGTAAAGCTTGATGTTAAATATGGTCAGGTGACATTAAAGGCTCCGGCAAACAAAAAAGAGCACGCAGGCATACCTGTTTATTATGTTGGTTGCCTTGAGCAAGGGACATCAAAAGACAAGTTAGCATGGCACCTCTTGACGTCGGAGCCAATAAACAACGTTGAAGACGCTATGAGAATTATCGGTTATTACGAGCGCCGATGGCTGATTGAAGATTTCCATAAAGTCTGGAAAAGTGAAGGGACAGATGTGGAGTCACTCAGGCTACAAAGTAAAGATAACTTAGAGAGATTAAGTGTCATCTATGCCTTTGTTGCTACGCGTTTATTGGCGTTACGCTTCATTAAAGAAGTTGATGAGCTAACGAAAGAAAGTTGTGAAAAGGTATTGGGCAAAAAAGCTTGGAAGCTACTGTGGTTGAAACTAGAAAGTAAGACATTACCTAAAGAAGTGCCCGATATGAGCTGGGCGTACAAAAATCTCGCTAAATTAGGCGGTTGGAAAGATACCAAGAGGACGGGTAGAGCTTCAATAAAGGTGCTTTGGGAAGGATGGTTTAAACTACAAACCATCCTTGAAGGCTACGAACTCGCAATGTCTCTTGATCACTAG
- the sodB gene encoding superoxide dismutase [Fe] yields the protein MAFELPALPYAKDALEPHISAETLDFHHGKHHNTYVVKLNGLIPGTEFEGKTLEEIIKTSTGGVFNNAAQIWNHTFYWHCLAPNAGGEPTGAVAEAINAAFGSFEEFKAKFTDSAINNFGSSWTWLVKKADGSLEIVNTSNAATPLTEEGTTPLLTVDLWEHAYYIDYRNVRPDYMNGFWALVNWDFVAENLAK from the coding sequence ATGGCATTTGAACTACCAGCTCTACCTTACGCGAAAGACGCACTAGAACCACACATCTCTGCTGAAACTCTAGATTTCCACCACGGTAAACACCACAACACTTACGTAGTTAAGCTAAACGGTCTTATCCCTGGTACTGAGTTCGAAGGCAAAACACTAGAAGAAATCATCAAGACTTCTACTGGTGGCGTATTCAACAACGCAGCACAGATCTGGAACCACACGTTCTACTGGCACTGTCTAGCTCCAAACGCAGGCGGCGAACCAACTGGCGCAGTTGCTGAAGCAATCAACGCAGCATTCGGCTCTTTCGAAGAATTCAAAGCGAAGTTCACTGATTCAGCAATCAACAACTTCGGTTCTTCATGGACTTGGCTAGTTAAGAAAGCTGACGGTTCTCTAGAGATCGTTAACACTTCTAACGCAGCAACGCCTCTAACAGAAGAAGGTACTACTCCACTTCTAACTGTTGACCTTTGGGAACACGCGTACTACATCGATTACCGCAACGTACGTCCTGATTACATGAACGGCTTCTGGGCTCTTGTAAACTGGGACTTCGTAGCAGAGAACCTAGCGAAGTAA
- a CDS encoding Grx4 family monothiol glutaredoxin, whose amino-acid sequence METIDKIKQQISENTILLYMKGSPKLPSCGFSSQAAQALMACGEKFAYVDILQNPDIRAELPKYAQWPTFPQLWIEGELIGGCDIILEMFQKGELQPLIKEAAARVEGDAE is encoded by the coding sequence ATGGAAACTATCGATAAAATCAAACAGCAGATCTCAGAAAATACAATCTTGCTGTACATGAAAGGATCACCGAAACTGCCTAGCTGTGGTTTCTCTTCTCAAGCTGCACAGGCGCTAATGGCTTGTGGCGAGAAGTTCGCTTACGTAGACATTCTACAAAACCCAGACATCCGTGCTGAGCTACCAAAATACGCTCAATGGCCAACATTCCCACAACTATGGATTGAAGGCGAACTGATCGGTGGTTGTGACATCATTTTGGAAATGTTCCAGAAAGGTGAGCTTCAGCCTCTTATCAAAGAAGCGGCAGCACGCGTTGAAGGTGACGCTGAGTAA
- a CDS encoding DsbA family protein, whose product MNIKLYYVHDPMCSWCWGYKPTIEKLKQQLPGVIQFEYVVGGLAPDTNLPMPPEMQQKIEQIWKQIERQLGTKFNYDFWTLCTPVRSTYQSCRAVIAAGFQDSYEQMLEAIQHAYYLRALPPHEEATHLQLAKEIGLNVQQFKNDMDGALLEGVFQDQLSLAKSLGVNGYPSLVLQINDAYFPIEVDYLSTEATLKLIRERIVDNMPAQ is encoded by the coding sequence ATGAACATAAAGCTTTACTACGTACATGACCCAATGTGCAGTTGGTGTTGGGGTTACAAACCAACCATTGAAAAATTGAAACAACAGCTGCCGGGTGTCATTCAGTTTGAGTATGTGGTGGGTGGCCTTGCGCCAGATACTAATCTGCCGATGCCTCCAGAAATGCAGCAAAAGATCGAACAAATTTGGAAGCAGATCGAGCGTCAGCTTGGTACCAAGTTCAATTATGATTTCTGGACCTTGTGTACGCCAGTAAGAAGTACATACCAATCATGCCGTGCGGTTATCGCAGCTGGTTTCCAAGATTCTTATGAGCAAATGTTAGAAGCAATTCAGCATGCGTACTACCTGCGAGCTCTTCCTCCTCACGAAGAAGCAACGCACCTGCAATTGGCAAAAGAGATTGGTTTGAACGTTCAACAGTTCAAAAACGATATGGATGGCGCTTTGTTAGAAGGCGTGTTCCAAGATCAGTTGAGTCTTGCAAAAAGCCTTGGTGTGAACGGGTACCCAAGCTTGGTACTGCAAATCAACGATGCTTACTTCCCGATTGAAGTTGATTACCTATCGACTGAGGCGACGCTAAAGCTTATTCGTGAGCGCATCGTTGATAATATGCCTGCTCAATAA